From the genome of Uranotaenia lowii strain MFRU-FL chromosome 1, ASM2978415v1, whole genome shotgun sequence, one region includes:
- the LOC129738961 gene encoding forkhead box protein K1-like, with translation MSSGTTKFHMPQPIVKQEVQKEHQSATVGSTTGGSSSSSANVVKVLQNQVQYVVANSSSSSSSSTRNTTSSKGSSNVAENNGTVKQHSSVSVTAAASDYVSSSGCPAEMADGGDVKVVIKSTAVGGGGGVLPVAGSEPDSIEQQEQSIIAALYQQQQQNNISKNGSSSTGATNQRLSSQRSTPVSSPSPPPSQQQPTGNGSSTGTVESSAASTTTRTIAGAYKLSNGSSSNKMSAPAAVQPAVTVAPANSAATPNTANFHNFIGRLISKDNMLLISEDIIEVGRNSSKSQVDFHVGKNSFVSRKHFIIQHDIHDDFNLFCLSKNGVFIDNVFHRKCAEPYKLPKVCSIRFPSTNIKIQFENLIDQANNGGISIDLNQHTPIKVGTGSGGSAAAAAAIAAAGGNLSSGGGNNTTTTSMVSGGKSPNSPNIVYSPLKISIPEQSGGSNPNLAVDIRGHHHPGGGGGSLRDSSGGMHMSGSGYPSPTGTISAANSCPTSPRQNVHEFPQYSHNSHSSNNNNYAQEFQAPASQTVPEGDKPPYSYAQLIVQAISASPEKQLTLSGIYSFISKNYPYYRTGANKGWQNSIRHNLSLNRYFIKVPRSQDEPGKGSFWRIDPSSELKLIDQSYRKRRQRGSQCFRTPFGMPRSAPVSPSYMEAGSREGSPIQDELLLTAPESPPGPQNNSGNLSYGSSNHDGSYQHQYTAYASGVEHGGVVDVYDDDDAVEYDSDEYETVVPTPVKRQKI, from the exons ATGTCCAGCGGTACCACTAAGTTTCATATGCCCCAGCCCATAGTGAAGCAAGAAGTTCAGAAGGAGCACCAATCGGCAACGGTCGGCAGTACAACCGGCGGCAGCAGTTCGTCATCTGCGAACGTGGTCAAAGTTTTGCAGAACCAGGTGCAGTACGTTGTGGCCAacagtagtagtagtagtagtagtagcaCCAGAAACACTACCAGTAGTAAGGGTTCTTCGAACGTTGCCGAAAATAATGGCACTGTGAAGCAGCATTCCTCGGTGTCTGTAACGGCGGCGGCTTCGGATTATGTTTCTAGCAGTGGCTGTCCAGCAGAAATGGCAGACGGCGGCGACGTTAAAGTAGTGATCAAATCGACGGCGGTAGGCGGTGGTGGTGGAGTTCTTCCGGTAGCCGGAAGCGAGCCGGACTCGATCGAACAGCAGGAGCAAAGTATTATTGCTGCCCTctatcagcagcaacagcagaacAATATTTCCAAGAATGGTAGTAGCAGCACAGGCGCCACCAATCAGCGGCTGTCTTCGCAGCGATCAACTCCCGTGTCATCTCCCTCCCCGCCACCTTCTCAGCAGCAGCCCACAGGCAACGGAAGCAGCACCGGTACGGTGGAATCTTCCGCGGCCTCCACCACGACCAGGACGATTGCGGGGGCGTACAAACTCAGCAACGGTTCGTCCAGCAACAAAATGAGCGCTCCGGCAGCAGTTCAACCGGCCGTAACGGTGGCTCCGGCCAACAGTGCCGCCACCCCCAACACGGCCAACTTTCACAACTTCATCGGCCGGCTCATCAGCAAGGATAACATGCTTTTGATAAGCGAGGACATCATCGAAGTGGGTCGCAATTCATCCAAGTCACAGGTTGACTTTCACGTTGGCAAAAATAGCTTCGTTTCCAGGAAGCATTTCATTATTCAGCACGACATCCACGATGATTTCAACCTGTTCTGTTTGAGCAAGAATGGGGTCTTCATCGACAACGTGTTCCATCGGAAGTGTGCGGAGCCATACAAGTTGCCAAAGGT TTGTAGCATCCGTTTTCCCAGTACAAATATCAAGATTCAGTTCGAGAATCTGATCGATCAAGCAAACAATGGAGGCATTTCGATAGACCTGAACCAGCACACGCCAATTAAGGTGGGCACTGGGTCGGGTGGAAGTGCGGCGGCAGCAGCTGCAATCGCTGCGGCCGGAGGAAATCTCAGCTCCGGTGGTGGAAACAACACGACCACGACGTCAATGGTGTCCGGAGGCAAATCGCCAAATTCGCCAAACATCGTCTACTCCCCGCTGAAGATTTCCATTCCCGAGCAAAGCGGCGGCAGTAACCCGAACCTGGCCGTCGATATTCGGGGTCACCACCATCCAGGCGGTGGCGGTGGCAGTCTTAGAGATAGTAGTGGAGGCATGCACATGAGTGGCAGTGGTTATCCGTCTCCAACGGGGACAATAAGTGCGGCCAACAGTTGTCCGACAAGCCCTCGGCAGAATGTTCACGAGTTCCCGCAGTATAGTCACAATAGTCATAGTAGCAACAACAATAATTATGCC CAAGAATTTCAAGCACCCGCCTCTCAAACCGTGCCCGAAGGTGACAAACCTCCGTATAGCTACGCACAACTTATTGTGCAAGCCATCTCGGCATCGCCGGAAAAACAACTCACGCTATCCGGCATCTACTCTTTCATATCGAAAAACTATCCCTACTACAGGACGGGGGCCAACAAGGGTTGGCAGAACTCCATCCGGCACAATCTCAGTTTGAATCG ATACTTTATCAAGGTGCCACGATCGCAAGACGAACCGGGCAAGGGCAGCTTCTGGCGGATAGACCCGTCCAGTGAGCTGAAGCTGATCGATCAGAGCTACCGGAAGCGACGCCAACGGGGCTCTCAGTGCTTCCGGACGCCGTTCGGTATGCCCCGGTCGGCACCGGTTTCACCGAGCTACATGGAGGCTGGATCGCGCGAGGGCTCCCCCATCCAGGACGAGCTGTTGCTGACGGCGCCGGAATCGCCGCCCGGCCCGCAGAACAACAGCGGGAACCTTAGCTACGGGTCCAGCAATCACGACG GCTCCTACCAGCATCAGTATACGGCGTACGCGAGCGGCGTCGAGCACGGTGGCGTCGTCGATGtgtacgacgacgacgacgcggtCGAGTACGACAGTGACGAGTACGAAACTGTGGTCCCGACCCCGGTCAAACGCCAAAAGATCTAG